The following coding sequences lie in one Chanos chanos chromosome 4, fChaCha1.1, whole genome shotgun sequence genomic window:
- the zc3h6 gene encoding zinc finger CCCH domain-containing protein 6, with protein MAFVSLFSSPPNPVLDKNMSDSELAGDEREDGELEDGEIDDEGIGIEDEVKDAKEGPEDKEREKDKDDKTHRHSRKRHRKEKRRSKRRRRERPKHHSPSSGSSSDSYDSDQEHQERPKSKKKSVPFRDYDGQFAQHESSGGHGKPQRSSQRKSSDQDKYSDYSEDKYDYEGEDDDFSEELSKYKQAKESSSSSQTKGGKEQLKRSNMKGQQKQQQCGAQRGRGRGAVGRGRGLQNKNKKQKGKTWGRGRGRGGEQGGGDGVKAEGKKQATFQKKRPIMSQEFINQHTVEHNGRHICKYFLEGRCIKGDQCKFEHENVALGKKKELCKFYVQGYCTKGENCIYMHNEYPCKFFHTGAKCYQGDNCKFSHDPLTEVTKELLDKILNMEEEHAHEDEQELEDLRKQGIAPLPKPPPGVGLLPTPSPSSPQDGGKKIPSLFEIKVQPTVDLAQKIALRPNFYNSSSPPGAQFQGNGGPDQFSGGPEDMQTGSMMPACPNTTLPPPPGSPGSIGCPCPPFPGPGMPQSPPGQPPPPQGFIPGHPMPPPFPPGQRPPGFPSNRQNLSPQQNQQGAPFSAMPGMEMQMNMPFQPMGQMPSEFFKNLFSSQSLGLTEEGQSSGSMLDPQQQQLQQGSSESHSGMQDFLPAMQKALFLHLNQSQQDPSVSHRAEGQGGRTADIDRDETTNWYSSDDEDSSSVTAILKSLKKQNEMIQSQQPQPKPQQPGSATAPPALSDPRLQKAQPSSPRVKVDPRQRPSDPRKEAETVSDPRLSRDPRKTKPPDSNPSKGDPHRHSHSNPTVSQKLPAGEEDEEGERELRERAALIPLDPSPGAVLRDPRCQFKQFSHIRVDILLQRPAFAQAVVWAPEDLIPLLVPKQESSINLPLPPLIADAQLNRSLSSPPDHPSTSTPDPRLTTARLKETTGRLGTLPSRTLEPKHTQEKPLDPRSHKALDPRISRSSSLDSKLPGLRESSASGGAVVDPRLQRSSAGASTQAAAGAKPESEKLPPYAPRLSSSGAGLESPTTLLGGISLYDPRNQTLLSPKREGAESPKKPGILKQPSKRENTPPPQLSPTQSTGTGQDSKSTDHSSDGHTGSCQSNPPLPTVTLAPPCSPVKVAAPAVHNLPIQALAGLIRPPYADPRQVKPSGQVTGTLQEEGDEKEEDKDDIPLRDVFKTFDPTASPFCQ; from the exons ATGGCTTTTGTGAGCCTTTTCTCCAGTCCCCCAAACCCCGTTCTTGACAAAAACATGTCAGACTCTGAGCTGGCAGGGGATGAAAG ggaGGATGGTGAATTAGAGGATGGAGAAATTGATGATGAAGGAATTGGCATTGAGGATGAAGTGAAGGATGCCAAAGAGGGGCCtgaggataaagagagagagaaagataaagatgaCAAGACCCACAGGCACTCTCGGAAGagacacaggaaagaaaaacgACGGTCAAAGAGGAGGAGACGTGAGAGACCGAAA CACCATTCGCCTTCCAGTGGCTCGAGTTCAGACAGCTATGATTCAGACCAGGAGCACCAGGAGAGgccaaaaagtaaaaagaaatcaGTACCATTCCGGGACTATGATGGCCAGTTTGCTCAG CATGAATCAAGCGGAGGTCATGGAAAACCTCAGAGGTCCTCACAGCGCAAGAGCAGTGACCAGGACAAGTACAGCGACTACAGTGAAGACAAGTATGATTATGAAGGAGAGGATGATGATTTCTCTGAGGAGCTTTCTAAGTACAAACAGGCCAAGGAGTCCAGTTCTTCCAGCCAAACCaaaggagggaaagaacagCTCAAGAGATCTAACATGAAGGGTCAGCAGAAACAACAGCAGT GTGGTGCTCAGCGCGGTCGAGGCCGTGGAGCAGTGGGTAGAGGTCGGGGTTtgcaaaacaagaacaagaagcAGAAAGGCAAGACCTGGGGACGGGGACGTGGCCGAGGTGGAGAACAGGGAGGAGGCGATGGAGTGAAAGCA gagggaaaaaaacaggccacTTTTCAGAAAAAACGTCCAATCATGAGTCAAGAATTCATTAATCAACACACAGTTGAACACAATGGGAGACATATCTGCAAGTATTTCCTGGAAGGAAGATGCATCAAA GGGGACCAGTGTAAATTTGAGCATGAAAATGTTGCTCTTGGTAAGAAGAAAGAGCTCTGCAAGTTCTATGTCCAAGGATACTGCACTAAAGGAGAAAATTGCATTTACATGCACA ATGAGTATCCATGCAAGTTCTTTCACACTGGAGCAAAGTGTTACCAAGGAGACAACTGCAAATTCTCACATGACCCTTTGACTGAAGTTACTAAGGAACTCTTGGATAAA ATCCTGAACATGGAGGAGGAGCATGCTCATGAGGATGAGCAGGAGTTAGAGGACCTGAGGAAACAGGGCATTGCTCCTCTGCCCAAACCACCTCCTGGGGTGGGGCTCCTTCCCACACCCAGCCCCAGTAGCCCTCAGGACGGGGGGAAGAAGATACCTTCTTTGTTTGAGATTAAAGTACAGCCCACAGTGGACTTGGCGCAGAAGATTGCTCTCAG GCCTAATTTCTACAACAGCTCATCCCCGCCTGGAGCACAGTTCCAGGGCAACGGAGGCCCTGATCAATTTAGTGGGGGTCCTGAGGACATGCAGACAGGCAGTATGATGCCTGCCTGCCCCAATACCACTCTTCCACCTCCTCCAGGCTCCCCTGGCTCCATTGGTTGCCCCTGTCCACCTTTTCCTGGGCCAGGAATGCCACAAAGTCCTCCTGGGCAGCCGCCTCCTCCTCAAGGTTTTATTCCAGGCCACCCTATGCCCCCTCCGTTTCCTCCGGGTCAGCGACCTCCAGGATTCCCCAGCAATCGGCAGAATCTAAGTCCCCAACAGAATCAACAGGGGGCACCATTCTCTGCAATGCCAGGGATGGAGATGCAGATGAACATGCCCTTCCAACCCATGGGACAGATGCCCTCAGAGTTCTTCAAGAATTTGTTCAGCAGTCAGTCCCTGGGTCTGACAG AGGAAGGCCAGTCATCAGGCTCCATGCTGGAcccccagcagcagcagctgcagcagggAAGTTCTGAGTCACACAGTGGCATGCAGGACTTCCTGCCTGCCATGCAGAAAGCTCTATTTTTACACCTGAACCAGAGCCAGCAGGATCCTTCCGTCTCTCATAGGGCCGAAGGGCAGGGAGGTCGGACTGCCGACATAGATAGAG ATGAAACCACAAACTGGTATTCCAGTGATGATGAAGACAGTAGCAGTGTGACAGCTATCCTAAAGTCTCTGAAGAAGCAGAATGAGATGATCCAGAGTCAACAACCTCAACCTAAACCTCAACAGCCTGGTTCTGCCACAGCACCTCCTGCCCTCAGTGATCCGAGACTCCAGAAAGCTCAACCTTCTAGCCCACGGGTGAAGGTTGATCCTCGGCAGCGTCCCTCAGATCCCAGGAAAGAAGCGGAAACAGTTTCAGACCCCAGGCTGTCCAGAGATCCTCGCAAGACAAAGCCTCCAGATTCTAACCCTTCTAAAGGTGACCCACATCGCCACTCGCACTCAAACCCTACCGTCTCTCAGAAACTTCCGGCTggggaggaggatgaagaaggtGAGAGGGAACTGAGGGAGAGGGCTGCCCTGATCCCCTTGGATCCCAGCCCTGGAGCTGTGCTACGAGACCCTCGCTGCCAGTTCAAGCAGTTTAGCCACATCCGTGTGGACATCTTACTCCAGCGACCTGCATTTGCTCAAGCTGTAGTTTGGGCTCCTGAAGATCTTATTCCTTTACTGGTTCCCAAACAGGAGTCTTCTATTAACCTGCCTCTGCCCCCTCTCATTGCTGATGCTCAGTTAAACCGCAGCCTGTCCTCCCCTCCCGACCACCCCTCTACATCCACCCCAGACCCACGTCTTACTACTGCTCGCCTCAAGGAAACTACTGGACGGTTAGGCACCCTCCCCAGCAGGACTCTGGAGCCTAAACACACCCAGGAGAAACCTCTAGATCCACGCAGTCACAAAGCTCTGGATCCCCGGATCAGTCGCTCCAGTAGTTTGGACTCCAAGCTCCCTGGGTTGAGGGAGTCATCAGCTTCAGGTGGTGCAGTGGTGGACCCAAGACTACAGAGATCGAGTGCAGGGGCTTCCACCCAGGCTGCAGCTGGAGCCAAGCCTGAATCTGAAAAACTTCCCCCTTATGCACCTCGCCTGTCTTCCTCAGGCGCAGGACTAGAGAGCCCCACCACACTACTGGGGGGCATCAGCTTGTATGACCCCAGGAACCAGACCCTACTCTCCCCTAAACGTGAGGGTGCAGAGTCCCCAAAAAAGCCAGGTATCCTCAAGCAACCCAGTAAGCGGGAGAACACTCCTCCACCTCAGCTCTcacccacacagtcaacaggGACAGGGCAGGACAGCAAAAGCACTGACCACTCCTCAGATGGACACACAGGCAGCTGCCAGTCAAATCCCCCTCTACCCACAGTGACATTAGCACCACCCTGCTCACCTGTGAAGGTGGCTGCACCCGCTGTACACAACCTACCCATCCAGGCCTTGGCGGGTTTGATACGGCCACCTTACGCTGACCCGCGCCAGGTGAAACCATCCGGACAGGTGACAGGGACTCTTCAGGAAGAGGgggatgaaaaagaagaggacaaGGATGACATACCACTGAGAGATGTGTTTAAGACATTTGATCCCACTGCCTCCCCCTTTTGTCAATAA